From a region of the Tachysurus fulvidraco isolate hzauxx_2018 chromosome 5, HZAU_PFXX_2.0, whole genome shotgun sequence genome:
- the LOC113642753 gene encoding immunoglobulin-like and fibronectin type III domain-containing protein 1 — translation MKFPKSKDEEPTAPEQIVIRKRSKVPGVMITQTVKEVPQGKSHPDFTRKPIALTIQEGKIAVFKAIVTGTPTPSVRWSRNNDDISDTEKYIVVYEPVTGEHQLQMPNVAVDQAGTYKCLAENEFGRAIVTATLNIIEVGFKKSKELQESRTGLHICCALCSYSANRPKEERQDGEVDERFWELLLSADKKDYERICAEYGVTDFRWMLKKLNEKKREIEEQQAQYIEYLSNLRHIDIKTPGCAQFEFEMDLRDPNAKILLYKDGELVEFSADTSEKHSLRRIGRRFIFSVSGLSPDDAGLYQVDVEGVNIFSTDFKLPNVDFLVKIKEVTAIEREDAVFECVLSAPVPKITWMGKSVALTQGQKYDITVSEDMLIHRLLVKDCMLVDKGIYAAVVGIKSCNAWLIVEADNDSDKREKKVARKTTQAGGSGTDLEKTATEQQAKLQKEREERKAMLKQCQVDQAAQAQENDAEPPVVLPVEPLLNPVAQPAAEQIPQTSQNYKVEAKTKPKAQLNSVSKGKVEEPKEEATEEPKEKVREEPMEEVTEEPKEKVKEEPMEEVTEEPKEAVREEPMEKATEEPKEAVREEPKVQKGELIEEQKELEVKKEPQKAVSKHKECGQVMECEQHEERVSEEQEEEKNKRVRSGPLIPDTVIDPGVYFTSGLQDVKAIVGHSAEMVCKLSNTDYDGVWYKDGKEIKSTDDLMTIRDGALHKLVIKNCTENDSGKYRFEADGRKTEALLIVEDPPRMNQDDLTKFSQPVIIKVDQNATFKLSFVGQEPIKVQWYHDGEELLEDFNIKIEKSFSHSRLLLTKCQRKDTGEIKLKLKNEFGTTEAFSKLIVLDKPSNPLGPVELIEASSSCVEFKWRPPKDDGGSPVIYYNLERQQIGRNTWKKIGNTAPVPHYKDTDVDHGRKYCYRIRALTAEGTSDVYETDDIQAGTKAYPGPPSTPKVVSAFKDCINLSWTPPTKTGGTNIVGYNLEKRKKGSNLWNQVNPLEEPIKAKQYGVKDVVEGTEYEFRVIAINFSGAGEPSSPSDFVKARDPKKPPGKVIDLKVADSTYSTLSLTWTKPKEQKSVQDEAKGYFVELRPAENTEWTRCNSHELITTSYTIHGLKSMAMYWVRVVATNEGGDSEPQNLDNYIIAMPPPVKPKFTDRKIKSFMVVRTGHSVRVNIQFEGSPMPTINWLKDGMPPFKHVTISNTEGTSQLLIPSAERSDTGVYTIIVKNMVGQETFSTEIRVTDDPKSPGPVELEENVPGTLTVCWSPSPDEKRDDRLHYMVTKRDSVKQTWHTVADRVFNNSFTAVNIMPGREYNFRVYAKNDIGLSEPSESPTWGRESKKEKFTLSMPELKAFNLESPPTFTVPMKTHTSPEKYECHMSCAVRGNPTPYVTWYRNNISINTNTNYYITNTCGVCSLKILRVETKDDGEYKAIAENSLGRAECTTQLKIRGLKTFMT, via the exons ATGAAGTTCCCAAAGTCAAAGGACGAGGAGCCAACAGCTCCTGAGCAAA TAGTCATCAGGAAGAGATCCAAAGTTCCTGGTGTGATGATCACTCAGACTGTCAAGGAAGTTCCTCAAGGTAAAAGCCACCCAGACTTCACACGCAAACCCATCGCCCTGACTATTCAAGAAG GAAAGATTGCTGTTTTTAAAGCAATCGTCACAGGGACTCCAACTCCATCAGTAAGATGGTCTCGAAATAATGATGACATTTCTGACACAGAAAAATACATCGTTGTGTATGAGCCAGTCACAGGAGAACACCAGCTACAG ATGCCTAATGTAGCTGTAGACCAGGCAGGCACCTACAAATGTTTGGCTGAAAATGAGTTTGGTCGTGCTATTGTTACTGCAACATTGAATATAATTGAAG TTGGATTCAAAAAGAGCAAGGAATTGCAAGAATCACGAACGGGTCT TCACATTTGTTGTGCCCTTTGTTCATACAGCGCTAATCGCCCAAAAGAGGAGCGACAAGATGGAGAGGTTGATGAAAGGTTCTGGGAGCTACTGTTGAGTGCTGATAAGAAAGACTACGAGCGTATTTGTGCTGAATATGGAGTGACTGATTTCCGGTGGATGTtgaagaaattaaatgaaaagaaaagagaaatagaaGAACAGCAGGCACAG TACATTGAATACCTGAGCAACTTGAGACATATTGACATCAAAACCCCTGGGTGTGCACAGTTTGAATTTGAAATGGATCTCAGGGATCCCAATGCCAAAATCTTACTCTATAAA GATGGAGAACTGGTTGAATTCAGTGCTGACACAAGTGAGAAGCACAGTCTGCGTCGAATTGGCAGACGGTTCATTTTCAGTGTCAGTGGTCTGTCTCCAGATGATGCCGGACTCTACCAAGTAGATGTTGAAGGAGTTAATATCTTTTCTACAGATTTTAAAC TTCCAAATGTGGACTTCTTGGTAAAGATTAAAGAGGTTACAGCAATTGAAAGAGAGGATGCAGTCTTTGAGTGTGTTCTGTCTGCACCAGTCCCAAAGATCACATGGATGGGAAAGAGTGTTGCATTGACTCAAGGCCAGAAATATGACATTACTGTGTCTGAAGATATGCTGATCCATAGATTGTTGGTGAAAGATTGTATGCTGGTGGATAAGGGCATATATGCCGCTGTGGTTGGAATCAAATCGTGCAATGCCTGGCTGATAGTGGAAG CTGACAATGACTCAGACAAGCGTGAAAAAAAAGTAGCACGCAAAACAACCCAGGCCGGAGGTAGTGGAACTGACTTGGAAAAGACTGCAACTGAGCAGCAAGCCAAGttacagaaggagagagaggagagaaaagcaaTGCTCAAACAGTGTCAGGTCGACCAGGCTGCACAGGCCCAAGAAAATGACGCTGAGCCTCCTGTTGTGCTTCCAGTCGAGCCTCTTCTTAACCCTGTAGCACAACCTGCAGCTGAGCAAATCCCACAAACTTCCCAGAATTACAAAGTCGAAGCTAAAACCAAGCCTAAAGCTCAGCTCAACTCTGTCTCTAAAGGCAAGGTAGAAGAGCCAAAGGAGGAAGCAACAGAAGAGCCAAAGGAAAAAGTAAGAGAAGAGCCAATGGAGGAAGTGACAGAAGAGCCAaaggaaaaagtaaaagaagagcCAATGGAGGAAGTGACAGAAGAGCCAAAGGAGGCAGTGAGAGAAGAGCCAATGGAGAAAGCGACAGAAGAGCCAAAGGAGGCAGTGAGAGAAGAGCCAAAGGTGCAAAAAGGGGAGTTAATAGAAGAGCAAAAGGAGTTAGAAGTAAAGAAAGAACCTCAAAAAGCAGTGAGTAAGCATAAAGAATGTGGACAAGTCATGGAATGTGAACAGCATGAAGAGCGAGTCAGTGAAGAgcaagaggaggagaagaataAGAGAGTCAGGTCAGGGCCATTGATCCCTGATACTGTAATTG ACCCAGGGGTTTACTTCACTAGTGGGCTGCAAGATGTCAAAGCTATTGTAGGCCATTCAGCTGAGATGGTGTGCAAGTTAAGCAACACAGACTATGATGGAGTGTGGTATAAGGATGGAAAGGAG ATAAAATCTACAGATGACCTGATGACTATCAGAGATGGAGCATTGCACAAACTGGTGATTAAAAATTGTACAGAGAATGACAGTGGAAAGTATCGCTTTGAGGCAGATGGACGTAAAACAGAGGCTCTGCTCATTGTAGAAG ACCCACCTAGGATGAATCAAGATGATCTGACTAAGTTCTCACAACCTGTGATCATCAAGGTCGACCAAAATGCCACATTCAAACTGAGCTTTGTGGGCCAAGAGCCAATAAAAGTGCAGTGGTACCATGATGGTGAGGAGCTACTGGAagattttaatataaagattgaAAAATCCTTCAGCCATAGTCGCCTACTTCTTACTAAGTGCCAGCGCAAAGACACAGGAGAGATCAAGCTCAAGCTGAAGAATGAATTTGGGACTACTGAAGCTTTCTCCAAGCTCATTGTCTTAG aTAAACCTAGCAATCCACTGGGTCCTGTAGAGTTAATTGAAGCCTCATCATCATGTGTGGAGTTCAAGTGGAGACCTCCCAAAGATGATGGAGGTTCGCCTGTGATTTACTACAATCTTGAAAGGCAACAGATTGGGCGGAACACTTGGAAGAAAATTGGAAATACTGCTCCGGTGCCCCACTATAAAGACACCGATGTAGACCATGGCAGGAAGTACTGCTACCGTATAAGGGCATTAACTGCAGAAGGCACCAGTGATGTGTATGAGACGGATGACATACAGGCTGGCACTAAAG CATATCCTGGTCCACCCTCCACACCAAAAGTTGTCAGTGCCTTTAAAGACTGCATAAACCTGTCATGGACCCCACCAACCAAAACAGGAGGAACTAACATTGTGGGCTACAACCTTGAGAAACGCAAAAAAGGCAGCAACCTGTGGAACCAAGTAAACCCTCTAGAGGAGCCAATCAAAG CCAAACAGTATGGAGTAAAAGACGTTGTTGAAGGAACTGAGTATGAATTCCGCGTCATAGCCATCAACTTCTCTGGTGCAGGAGAACCAAGCTCTCCCTCTGACTTTGTGAAAGCCAGAGATCCTAAAA AGCCTCCTGGTAAAGTTATTGATCTGAAGGTGGCAGATTCCACATATTCTACCTTGTCTTTGACTTGGACTAAaccaaaagagcaaaaaagtgtgcaagaTGAAGCTAAAGGATATTTCGTAGAATTAAGACCAGCTGAGAACACAGAATGGACTCGCTGTAACTCCCATGAACTTATCACAACTTCATACACAATTCATGGTCTTAAGTCCATGGCTATGTACTGGGTAAGAGTAGTGGCAACAAATGAAGGTGGAGATAGTGAGCCACAAAACCTGGACAACTACATCATTGCCATGCCCCCACCAG TCAAACCAAAATTCACTGATCGAAAAATTAAGAGCTTTATGGTGGTGAGAACTGGACATTCTGTTCGGGTCAACATTCAGTTTGAG GGTTCTCCAATGCCCACAATAAACTGGCTCAAAGACGGAATGCCTCCATTTAAACATGTGACCATAAGCAACACAGAAGGTACATCTCAGCTTTTAATTCCATCTGCGGAGCGCTCTGATACTGGAGTTTACACCATTATAGTCAAGAACATGGTGGGCCAAGAGACCTTTAGTACTGAGATTAGGGTCACAG ATGACCCAAAGTCTCCTGGGCCAGTGGAGCTGGAGGAAAATGTTCCTGGCACATTAACAGTCTGTTGGAGCCCCTCTCCTGATGAGAAACGAGATGACCGTCTGCACTACATGGTGACCAAACGTGACTCAGTCAAGCAGACCTGGCACACAGTGGCTGACCGAGTGTTCAACAACAGCTTCACAGCTGTCAACATCATGCCAGGAAGAGAATATAACTTCCGAGTGTATGCCAAAAATGACATTGGGCTCTCTGAACCTTCTGAGTCCCCAACATGGGGGCGTGAGAGTAAGAAAG AAAAGTTCACCCTCAGTATGCCTGAACTCAAGGCCTTTAACCTTGAGTCACCACCTACTTTTACAGTCCCAATGAAAACACATACTAGTCCAGAGAAGTATGAATGTCATATGAGTTGTGCTGTGAGAGGCAATCCCACCCCCTATGTGACCTGGTACCGCAACAACATCAGtatcaacacaaacaccaactacTACATCACCAACACATGTGGTGTCTGTTCTTTAAAAATACTAAGAGTGGAGACTAAAGACGATGGAGAGTACAAAGCGATTGCAGAAAATTCTTTAGGTCGTGCTGAGTGCACCACTCAACTCAAAATCAGAG GGTTGAAAACATTTATGACATAG